The following proteins are encoded in a genomic region of Hippopotamus amphibius kiboko isolate mHipAmp2 chromosome 8, mHipAmp2.hap2, whole genome shotgun sequence:
- the CCDC195 gene encoding putative coiled-coil domain-containing protein 195, which yields MEANTQLMRVIQEMRAEINKLEKENQALRMKLTSSSQRTPGSGGESKDEKEDEITDLGNLGEAPGQSPAALHSGVSTDSAPAVREHQGNVMIVRRYSISSPTHSLPANDSWKAGEKHPKRGILEAQRAVKSLAYSSIKKQDNEKQMFAPDSFTSNDSSQRAFSEHGFGYRDKIKTVSFLLPMNMSSCSKNSSSLKYLPNQTTNQLSTITE from the exons ATGGAAGCGAATACCCAGCTCATGAGAGTTATCCAGGAAATGCGGGCAGAGATCAATaagctggagaaagagaaccaagcCCTCCGGATGAAGCTGACTTCAAGTAGTCAGAGAACCCCAGGCTCAGGGGGAGAATCAAAAGATGAGAAGGAAGACGAAATCACAGACCTCGGTAACCTTGGAGAAGCGCCCGGACAGTCTCCAGCAGCCCTTCACAGTGGTGTTTCCACTGATTCAGCCCCAGCTGTGAGGGAACACCAAG GCAACGTCATGATTGTTAGACGCTATTCCATTTCCTCACCAACTCATTCATTACCTGCAAATGATTCTTGGAAAGCTGGGGAAAAACATCCAAAGCGTGGAATTCTAGAAGCTCAAAGAGCAGTCAAATCACTGGCATATTCTTCAATTAAGAAGCAAGATAACGAAAAACAGATGTTTGCCCCAGATTCTTTTACCAGCAATGATTCCAGCCAAAGAGCCTTTTCTGAGCATGGTTTTGGTTACAG GGACAAGATAAAGACAGTCAGTTTCCTGTTACCCATGAACATGTCTTCATGTTCCAAAAATTCAAGTTCTTTGAAATACTTACCAAATCAGACCACAAACCAGCTAAGTACCATTACAGAATAG